The following are from one region of the Gammaproteobacteria bacterium genome:
- a CDS encoding porin family protein, with protein sequence MKYFLQKEKLALNFIAGSLLTAFTLAAPQVVAADAAAERIRLLEQRLQAIQSELEKVKSESSQAVQKVNTIEQTTNQTVQKVNDLEDRKAAFVERVDPITKRIGVDVTEKTRMLFFRGGFAHMMNHRNGVTIQSDVLPIGAQDQADKQGWYAGAGIDWALTRDVWGFMPKTTVFAELMFEYKQFGSHVLGNGAVGNVPSMLAGGALNPINVTVSQFTVSASPKVKFFEGSKLRPWVIPAGFAVHVMSPPSESITYIVPGVQFGAGVDYNIWKDFFIGIDGRYQLTAGKADGVNLSGMTAGGYIGIGF encoded by the coding sequence ATGAAGTATTTTTTGCAAAAGGAAAAATTAGCCCTCAATTTTATTGCCGGTTCGCTTTTGACCGCTTTTACATTGGCTGCACCTCAAGTTGTGGCTGCTGATGCAGCGGCTGAACGTATCAGGCTTCTAGAGCAAAGACTGCAAGCCATTCAATCGGAACTGGAAAAAGTAAAATCCGAATCTTCTCAAGCGGTGCAAAAGGTAAACACGATTGAACAAACCACCAATCAGACAGTACAGAAAGTTAATGATCTTGAAGATAGAAAAGCCGCATTTGTAGAACGGGTTGACCCGATAACGAAACGTATCGGTGTCGATGTGACTGAAAAAACCCGCATGTTGTTCTTCCGTGGCGGCTTTGCACATATGATGAATCATCGCAACGGGGTTACCATACAAAGTGATGTCTTGCCCATAGGAGCTCAGGATCAAGCCGATAAGCAAGGCTGGTATGCGGGTGCGGGTATAGATTGGGCATTAACCAGAGATGTATGGGGTTTTATGCCAAAAACCACCGTCTTTGCTGAATTAATGTTTGAATATAAACAGTTTGGTTCTCATGTGTTGGGTAACGGTGCTGTCGGTAATGTACCCAGTATGTTAGCAGGCGGTGCGCTGAATCCGATTAATGTAACCGTCAGTCAATTTACGGTATCAGCATCACCTAAAGTCAAATTCTTTGAAGGTTCAAAATTGAGACCTTGGGTTATTCCTGCTGGTTTTGCCGTTCATGTAATGAGTCCACCCTCTGAGTCCATTACTTACATAGTGCCTGGCGTTCAGTTTGGTGCCGGTGTTGATTACAACATCTGGAAAGATTTCTTCATTGGCATTGATGGCCGCTATCAATTAACCGCCGGTAAAGCGGACGGTGTCAATTTGAGTGGTATGACCGCCGGTGGTTATATCGGTATCGGGTTTTAA